One genomic window of Streptomyces sp. NBC_01498 includes the following:
- a CDS encoding phosphatidylinositol-specific phospholipase C yields MVTDSGTTPPTSTGLARRGMLAGALALSATALVGTGSATAATAPPAKTLRPTTRRVLAPADWLAGIGDSTPVQRLTLPGTHNSGARSGGLWVACQGTTIAEQLNSGVRFLDVRCRAFENAFPIHHAAYYQNLNFDDVLTACRDFLRAHPSETVLMRLKQEYSTESDAEFRRIFDTYLDGKGWRSLFRLDSNLPALGEARGKVVLLADNGGLPGVRYGDGGLFDIQDDYQAEPGAKYPKIEAHFRKAATQPGKQFINFVSTAALLPPRWNSDRLNPQVHTLLDGSQGAGWRGLGIVPLDFPETRAGLVDSLIRHNG; encoded by the coding sequence ATGGTCACAGACAGCGGCACAACTCCCCCCACCAGTACTGGACTTGCGCGCCGAGGAATGCTCGCCGGCGCCCTCGCGCTCTCCGCCACCGCCCTCGTCGGTACGGGCTCCGCCACAGCGGCCACCGCGCCGCCCGCGAAGACGCTCCGCCCCACGACACGGCGCGTACTCGCCCCCGCCGACTGGCTCGCCGGAATCGGCGACTCCACCCCCGTGCAGAGACTGACCCTCCCCGGCACCCACAACTCCGGCGCACGCAGCGGCGGTCTGTGGGTGGCGTGCCAAGGGACCACCATCGCCGAGCAGTTGAACAGCGGTGTGCGGTTCCTGGACGTGCGGTGCCGGGCGTTCGAGAACGCGTTCCCGATCCATCACGCCGCGTACTACCAGAACCTCAACTTCGACGACGTCCTCACCGCCTGCCGTGACTTCCTCCGCGCGCACCCCTCCGAGACCGTCCTGATGCGCCTCAAGCAGGAGTATTCGACCGAGAGCGACGCCGAGTTCCGGCGCATCTTCGACACCTATCTCGACGGGAAGGGCTGGCGGTCCCTCTTCCGGCTCGACAGCAACCTGCCCGCGCTCGGCGAGGCACGCGGCAAGGTCGTGCTGCTCGCGGACAACGGCGGGCTGCCCGGTGTGCGGTACGGGGACGGCGGCCTGTTCGACATCCAGGACGACTACCAGGCCGAGCCGGGCGCCAAGTACCCCAAGATCGAGGCGCACTTCCGCAAGGCGGCGACGCAGCCCGGCAAGCAGTTCATCAACTTCGTCAGTACGGCCGCCCTGCTGCCGCCGCGCTGGAACTCCGACCGGCTGAACCCGCAGGTGCACACGCTGCTCGACGGGTCCCAGGGCGCCGGGTGGCGCGGGCTCGGCATCGTGCCGCTGGACTTCCCGGAGACCAGGGCCGGGCTGGTGGACTCGCTGATCCGGCACAACGGCTGA
- a CDS encoding response regulator transcription factor, translated as MSSLLLLTNALQPSAEVLPALGLLLHHVRVAPAEGSALIDTPGADVILIDGRRDLPHARSLCQLLRSTGPGCPLILVVTEGGLAAVTADWGVDDVLLDTAGPAEVEARLRLATGRRQLSTDDSPMEIRNGDLSVDEATYSAKLKGRVLDLTFKEFELIKYLAQHPGRVFTRAQLLQEVWGYDYFGGTRTVDVHVRRLRAKLGPEHESLIGTVRNVGYRFVVPEKVERAAEEEKAKAIAAAAAKAKAFRPDREPDGGAEHSPDTSRAPEAVRPAGRQAMSG; from the coding sequence ATGAGTTCTCTGCTGCTCCTCACCAACGCCCTCCAGCCGTCGGCCGAAGTGCTGCCGGCTCTCGGACTCCTTCTGCACCACGTCCGGGTGGCCCCGGCAGAGGGCTCGGCCCTCATCGACACCCCCGGCGCGGACGTCATACTGATCGACGGCCGCCGCGATCTGCCCCACGCGCGGTCGCTCTGCCAGCTGCTGCGGTCCACCGGACCCGGCTGCCCGCTGATCCTCGTGGTGACCGAGGGCGGTCTCGCCGCCGTCACCGCGGACTGGGGCGTCGACGACGTGCTGCTCGACACCGCCGGCCCGGCCGAGGTCGAGGCCCGGCTGCGGCTGGCCACCGGGCGCCGCCAGCTCTCGACCGACGACTCCCCGATGGAGATCCGCAACGGTGATCTCTCGGTGGACGAGGCGACCTACAGCGCGAAGCTGAAGGGACGGGTCCTGGACCTGACCTTCAAGGAGTTCGAGCTGATCAAGTACCTGGCGCAGCACCCCGGCCGGGTCTTCACCCGGGCGCAGCTGCTCCAGGAGGTCTGGGGCTACGACTACTTCGGCGGTACGCGGACGGTCGACGTCCACGTGCGGAGGCTGCGCGCGAAGCTCGGCCCCGAGCACGAGTCGCTGATCGGGACCGTACGGAACGTCGGTTACCGCTTCGTCGTGCCGGAGAAGGTCGAGCGCGCGGCGGAGGAGGAGAAGGCGAAGGCGATCGCCGCGGCCGCCGCGAAGGCCAAGGCGTTCCGCCCGGACCGCGAACCGGACGGCGGAGCCGAGCACTCCCCCGACACCTCGCGCGCCCCGGAAGCCGTACGGCCCGCCGGACGCCAGGCCATGTCCGGGTAG
- a CDS encoding LacI family DNA-binding transcriptional regulator, with protein MAKVTRDDVARLAGTSTAVVSYVINNGPRPVAPATRERVLAAIKDLGYRPDRVAQAMASRRTDLIGVVVPDARQPFFAEMAHAVEQAAAERGKMVLVGNSDYRNEREVHYLRAFLGMRVSGLILVSQGPSERAAAEIEAWDARVVLLHERPEGIDDVAVVTDDIGGAQLATRHLLEHGHPYVACLGGVESTPVVGDPVTDHVEGWRRAMKEAGLSTEGRLFKALYNRYDAYNVALTLLAGPDRPPAIFCSTDDQAIGVLRAARELRIDVPGELAVAGFDDVKEAALTDPPLTTVSSDRPAMARAAVDLVLDDGLRVAGSRRERVRQFPSALVIRRSCGCF; from the coding sequence GTGGCCAAGGTGACGCGGGACGACGTGGCACGACTGGCGGGAACTTCGACCGCGGTCGTCAGTTACGTCATCAACAACGGACCGAGGCCGGTTGCCCCGGCCACGCGCGAGCGTGTACTCGCCGCGATCAAGGATCTGGGCTACCGCCCGGACCGGGTCGCGCAGGCGATGGCGTCGCGGCGGACCGACCTCATAGGAGTGGTCGTGCCCGACGCGCGGCAGCCCTTCTTCGCGGAGATGGCGCACGCGGTCGAGCAGGCCGCCGCCGAGCGCGGAAAAATGGTGCTCGTCGGCAACTCCGACTACCGCAACGAACGCGAAGTCCACTACCTGCGCGCCTTCCTGGGCATGCGGGTGTCCGGACTGATCCTGGTCAGCCAGGGACCGAGCGAGCGTGCCGCGGCGGAGATAGAGGCGTGGGACGCCCGCGTCGTGCTGCTCCACGAGCGGCCCGAGGGCATCGACGACGTCGCGGTCGTCACCGACGACATCGGCGGCGCGCAGCTCGCCACCCGGCACCTGCTGGAGCACGGCCACCCGTACGTGGCGTGCCTCGGCGGCGTCGAGTCGACACCGGTCGTCGGCGACCCGGTCACCGACCACGTCGAGGGCTGGCGACGGGCGATGAAGGAGGCCGGGCTCTCGACGGAGGGGCGCCTCTTCAAGGCGCTCTACAACCGGTACGACGCGTACAACGTGGCACTGACCCTGCTGGCGGGCCCGGACCGGCCCCCGGCGATCTTCTGCTCCACCGACGACCAGGCGATCGGCGTCCTGCGGGCGGCACGCGAACTGCGGATCGACGTCCCCGGCGAACTGGCGGTGGCCGGCTTCGACGACGTCAAGGAGGCCGCGCTGACCGACCCCCCGCTGACGACGGTCTCCTCGGACCGCCCGGCGATGGCCCGCGCGGCCGTGGACCTGGTCCTGGACGACGGCCTCCGAGTCGCCGGCTCCCGCCGCGAACGCGTCCGCCAATTCCCCTCGGCCCTGGTAATCCGCCGCTCCTGCGGCTGCTTCTGA
- a CDS encoding DsrE family protein: protein MAKKLVIKVTAGADAPERCSQAFTVAAVAVASGVEVSLWLTGESAWFALPGRAAEFDLPHAAPLPDLIESIRSGGMITLCTQCAARRDITEQDVLEGVRIAGAQVFVSEALADNTQALVY from the coding sequence ATGGCGAAGAAGCTCGTGATCAAGGTAACCGCCGGCGCCGACGCCCCGGAGCGCTGCTCGCAGGCATTCACCGTGGCGGCCGTCGCCGTCGCGAGCGGGGTGGAGGTCTCCCTCTGGCTGACCGGCGAATCGGCCTGGTTCGCGCTGCCCGGCCGGGCAGCCGAGTTCGACCTGCCGCACGCCGCGCCGCTGCCGGACCTGATCGAGTCGATCCGGTCGGGGGGCATGATCACGCTCTGCACCCAGTGCGCGGCCCGCCGCGACATCACGGAACAGGACGTCCTGGAGGGCGTACGCATCGCGGGCGCCCAGGTCTTCGTCAGCGAGGCCCTCGCGGACAACACCCAGGCACTCGTCTACTGA
- a CDS encoding MoaD/ThiS family protein: protein MPAGTIRYWAAAKAAAGVPEEPYAADDLAQALAAARRRHPGELVRVLQRCSFLVDGDPVGTRGHETVRLAEGGTVEVLPPFAGG, encoded by the coding sequence ATGCCAGCGGGAACCATCCGCTACTGGGCCGCCGCCAAGGCGGCTGCCGGGGTCCCCGAGGAGCCCTACGCGGCGGACGACCTGGCGCAGGCGCTCGCCGCCGCGCGCCGCAGACACCCCGGTGAGCTGGTCCGTGTGCTCCAGCGGTGCTCGTTCCTGGTCGACGGCGATCCCGTGGGGACCCGCGGGCATGAGACCGTACGGCTTGCCGAGGGCGGCACGGTCGAAGTGCTCCCGCCGTTCGCAGGAGGGTGA
- a CDS encoding sulfurtransferase — translation MSRSDVLVDADWVEAHIDDPKVVIVEVDEDTSAYEKNHIRNAVRIDWKQDLQDPVRRDFVDQEGFEKLLSAKGIGNDDLVILYGGNNNWFASYAYWYFKLYGHEGVKLLDGGRKKWELDSRDLVEAVPERAATQYKAKAQDKSIRAFRDDVVAAIGSLNLVDVRSPDEFSGKLLAPAHLPQEQSQRPGHVPSARNIPWSKNANDDGTFKSDDELKALYEEEQVDLAKDTIAYCRIGERSALTWFVLHELLGQENVKNYDGSWTEYGSLVGVPIELGAAK, via the coding sequence ATGAGCCGCAGCGACGTCCTGGTCGACGCCGACTGGGTCGAGGCCCACATCGACGACCCGAAGGTCGTCATCGTCGAGGTCGACGAGGACACCTCGGCGTACGAGAAGAACCACATCCGCAACGCCGTGCGCATCGACTGGAAGCAGGACCTCCAGGACCCGGTGCGCCGTGACTTCGTGGACCAGGAGGGCTTCGAGAAGCTCCTGTCCGCGAAGGGCATCGGCAACGACGACCTCGTGATCCTCTACGGCGGCAACAACAACTGGTTCGCGTCCTACGCCTACTGGTACTTCAAGCTCTACGGCCACGAGGGCGTCAAGCTCCTCGACGGCGGGCGCAAGAAGTGGGAGCTGGACTCGCGCGACCTGGTCGAGGCGGTGCCCGAGCGCGCGGCCACGCAGTACAAGGCCAAGGCCCAGGACAAGTCCATCCGCGCCTTCCGTGACGACGTGGTCGCCGCGATCGGCAGCCTGAACCTGGTCGACGTGCGGTCGCCCGACGAGTTCAGCGGCAAGCTGCTCGCCCCGGCGCACCTCCCGCAGGAGCAGTCGCAGCGCCCCGGCCACGTGCCGAGCGCCCGCAACATCCCGTGGTCGAAGAACGCCAACGACGACGGCACCTTCAAGTCGGACGACGAGCTCAAGGCCCTCTACGAGGAGGAGCAGGTCGACCTGGCGAAGGACACCATCGCCTACTGCCGCATCGGTGAGCGCTCGGCGCTCACCTGGTTCGTGCTGCACGAGCTGCTCGGCCAGGAGAACGTCAAGAACTACGACGGCTCGTGGACCGAGTACGGCTCCCTCGTCGGCGTGCCGATCGAGCTGGGCGCCGCGAAGTAA
- a CDS encoding sensor histidine kinase — MTPLAHRLRTLPLRSRLAMLVAVAVAVAVAAAAVTCWLLTRAQLEAELDNSLRNTSAPAGLVQGALGRCALGQSPPETADPGFAYVQVVADNGNRCVDASSQPVTVQASDVAVARGTQQEALHDSTTEDGAPVRVHTQREPFGPAGSLVTVSVSRPLGEIDSSLNRLALLLTAVAGIGVIGAGAAGLWIARTGLRPVDGLTRAVEHVARTEDLSLRIPAEGEDEIARLSRSFNSMTAALASSRDRQARLIADAGHELRTPLTSLRTNVELLARSEETGRALPPEDRTALMASVKAQMTELASLIGDLQELSRPDALAPGPLQVVALHTIVESALERARLRGPDLTIEVALHPWYVRAEPAALERALVNVLDNAVKFSPPGAAVEVALSSRGELTVRDHGPGIPADELPHVFERFWRSPSARALPGSGLGLSIVARTLQQTGGEIALSPAAGGGTVASIRIPGASTPPPTTP, encoded by the coding sequence GTGACCCCCCTCGCCCACCGCCTCCGTACGCTCCCCCTCCGCTCCCGCCTCGCGATGCTCGTCGCCGTCGCCGTCGCCGTCGCCGTCGCGGCGGCGGCCGTCACCTGCTGGCTGCTGACCCGCGCCCAGCTGGAGGCGGAGCTGGACAACTCGCTCCGCAACACCTCCGCCCCCGCCGGCCTGGTGCAGGGCGCCCTGGGCCGGTGCGCGCTGGGCCAGAGCCCCCCGGAGACGGCCGATCCCGGCTTCGCGTACGTCCAGGTCGTCGCCGACAACGGCAACCGGTGCGTCGACGCCTCCTCGCAGCCGGTCACGGTCCAGGCCTCCGACGTGGCCGTCGCGCGCGGTACGCAGCAGGAAGCCCTGCACGACTCCACCACCGAGGACGGCGCCCCGGTCCGCGTCCACACGCAGCGGGAACCCTTCGGCCCGGCGGGTTCCCTGGTCACCGTCTCCGTCTCCCGCCCGCTCGGCGAGATCGACTCCTCCCTCAACCGGCTCGCCCTGCTGCTGACCGCCGTGGCGGGCATCGGTGTCATCGGCGCGGGCGCGGCCGGGCTGTGGATCGCCAGGACCGGTCTGCGCCCGGTCGACGGGCTGACGCGCGCGGTCGAGCACGTCGCGCGGACCGAGGACCTGAGCCTGCGCATCCCCGCCGAGGGCGAGGACGAGATCGCCCGGCTCTCCCGCTCCTTCAACTCCATGACGGCGGCGCTCGCCTCGTCGCGCGACCGTCAGGCGCGGCTGATCGCCGACGCGGGCCACGAGTTGCGTACGCCGCTGACCTCCCTGCGTACGAACGTGGAGCTCCTCGCCCGCAGCGAGGAGACGGGCCGCGCGCTGCCCCCGGAGGACCGTACGGCGCTGATGGCGTCGGTGAAGGCGCAGATGACGGAGCTGGCCTCGCTGATCGGCGACCTCCAGGAGCTGTCCCGCCCGGACGCCCTCGCCCCGGGCCCGCTCCAGGTCGTCGCGCTGCACACGATCGTCGAGAGCGCCCTGGAACGCGCCCGGCTGCGCGGACCGGACCTGACCATCGAGGTGGCGTTGCACCCCTGGTACGTACGGGCCGAACCGGCCGCGCTGGAGCGGGCGCTCGTCAACGTCCTGGACAACGCGGTGAAGTTCAGCCCGCCGGGCGCGGCCGTGGAGGTCGCCCTCAGCTCCCGGGGGGAGTTGACGGTACGGGACCACGGCCCCGGCATCCCGGCCGACGAACTGCCGCACGTCTTCGAGCGGTTCTGGCGCTCCCCGTCGGCCCGCGCGCTGCCGGGCTCGGGCCTGGGCCTGTCGATCGTGGCGCGCACCCTCCAGCAGACGGGCGGCGAGATCGCGCTGAGTCCGGCGGCCGGCGGTGGCACGGTGGCCTCGATCCGTATCCCGGGCGCGTCGACCCCGCCGCCGACAACTCCCTGA
- a CDS encoding S1C family serine protease, with protein MTENQRRSGGEDVNQQNSGSGPGYPPPPAYAPTTTWGHTAPAPVPAPGSGPGHARRPSRPVGLLLAAAAIVAAVVGGGTAALTETLTDHSTATGSSPVSGTTVSQSSKGTVAGVAAAVSPAIVEIQASSASGRSTGSGVVVTADGEIITNNHVVAGADTVKVQLSTGRTYTADVVGASPGKDLALIKLQGASGLKTAVLGDSDSLRVGDQVVAIGSPEGLTGTVTSGIVSALDRDVTVSKEQGQQQQEQGGSGDDQWPFEFGGRQFNGDTGSSTTTYKAIQTDASLNPGNSGGALINMNGEIVGINSAMFSASSANGGDGSSAGSVGLGFSIPVNTVKADLGALRAGNGG; from the coding sequence ATGACCGAGAATCAGCGTCGCAGCGGCGGCGAAGACGTGAATCAGCAGAACTCCGGCAGCGGACCCGGCTACCCGCCGCCGCCCGCGTACGCCCCCACCACCACCTGGGGTCACACCGCTCCGGCCCCCGTGCCCGCGCCCGGCTCCGGCCCCGGTCATGCCCGCCGCCCCAGCCGCCCCGTCGGGCTGCTGCTCGCCGCCGCCGCGATCGTCGCGGCCGTGGTCGGCGGTGGTACGGCCGCGCTGACGGAGACGCTGACGGACCACTCCACCGCGACCGGGAGCAGTCCCGTCAGCGGCACCACCGTCTCGCAGAGCAGCAAGGGCACGGTCGCGGGCGTGGCGGCGGCCGTCTCCCCCGCCATCGTGGAGATCCAGGCGTCGTCCGCCTCGGGCCGGTCCACCGGTTCGGGTGTGGTCGTCACCGCCGACGGCGAGATCATCACCAACAACCACGTCGTGGCGGGCGCGGACACCGTGAAGGTGCAGCTGAGCACCGGCAGGACGTACACCGCCGACGTCGTCGGCGCCAGCCCCGGCAAGGACCTCGCGCTGATCAAGCTCCAGGGCGCGAGCGGCCTCAAGACGGCGGTCCTCGGCGACTCCGACAGCCTGCGGGTCGGCGACCAGGTCGTGGCGATCGGCTCGCCCGAGGGTCTGACCGGCACCGTGACCAGCGGCATCGTCTCCGCCCTCGACCGGGACGTCACCGTGTCGAAGGAGCAGGGTCAGCAGCAACAGGAGCAGGGCGGCAGCGGCGACGACCAGTGGCCGTTCGAGTTCGGCGGACGGCAGTTCAACGGCGACACGGGCTCCTCCACCACCACGTACAAGGCGATCCAGACCGACGCCTCGCTGAACCCCGGCAACTCCGGCGGTGCGCTGATCAACATGAACGGCGAGATCGTCGGCATCAACTCGGCCATGTTCTCCGCGAGTAGTGCGAACGGCGGCGACGGTTCCTCGGCGGGCAGCGTCGGCCTCGGCTTCTCCATCCCCGTGAACACGGTCAAGGCCGACCTGGGCGCGCTGCGCGCCGGGAACGGCGGCTGA
- a CDS encoding oxidoreductase has product MPAKTALVTGASSGIGEATALKLDSLGYTVYGAARRTERLHELADRGIRPMAMDVTDDDSLRAGVDRVIAETGRVDVLVNSAGYGSYGAIEDVSMEEARYQFDVNVFGALRLTQLVLPQMRAQRGGTIVNITSMGGKIYTPFGGWYHGTKFALEALSDCLRLETKPFGIDVVVIEPGGVATEWSGNTADRLEESSGVGAYAKPAKATAASLRSEALAKRNSPPTVIADTIAKAVTARRPKTRYPTGSGARPLIALKAILPDRAFDTLISRATGRPR; this is encoded by the coding sequence ATGCCTGCCAAGACCGCCCTCGTCACCGGCGCCTCCTCCGGCATCGGCGAGGCCACCGCCCTGAAGCTGGACAGCCTCGGCTACACCGTCTACGGAGCCGCCCGCCGTACCGAGCGCCTCCACGAACTCGCCGACCGCGGCATCCGTCCGATGGCCATGGACGTCACCGACGACGACTCGCTCCGGGCGGGCGTCGACCGCGTCATCGCCGAGACCGGACGCGTGGACGTCCTGGTCAACAGCGCCGGATACGGCTCGTACGGCGCCATCGAGGACGTCTCCATGGAGGAGGCCCGCTACCAGTTCGACGTCAACGTCTTCGGCGCCCTCCGCCTGACCCAGCTCGTCCTTCCCCAGATGCGGGCACAGCGCGGCGGCACCATCGTCAACATCACCTCGATGGGCGGCAAGATCTACACCCCGTTCGGCGGCTGGTACCACGGCACCAAGTTCGCCCTCGAAGCCCTCAGCGACTGCCTGCGTCTGGAGACCAAGCCCTTCGGCATCGACGTCGTCGTCATCGAGCCGGGTGGCGTCGCCACCGAATGGAGCGGCAACACCGCCGACAGACTGGAGGAGTCCTCCGGCGTGGGCGCCTACGCGAAGCCGGCCAAGGCGACGGCCGCTTCCCTGCGCTCCGAGGCCCTCGCCAAGCGCAATTCCCCGCCCACGGTCATCGCCGACACGATCGCCAAGGCCGTCACGGCCCGCCGGCCCAAGACCCGCTACCCCACCGGCTCCGGCGCCCGCCCGCTCATCGCCCTGAAGGCCATCCTGCCCGACCGCGCCTTCGACACCCTGATCTCCCGCGCCACGGGCCGGCCGCGCTGA
- a CDS encoding response regulator transcription factor codes for MSPAEGDPHRVLIVDDEPAVREALQRSLAFDGYGTEVAVDGVDALTKAAAYQPDLIVLDIQMPRMDGLTAARRLRATGSTVPILMLTARDTVGDRVTGLDAGADDYLVKPFELDELFARIRALLRRSSYAVRAGGEAPKDDALAFADLRMDLATREVTRGTRRVELTRTEFTLLEMFLAHPRQVLTREQILKAVWGFDFEPSSNSLDVYVMYLRRKTESGGEPRLVHTVRGVGYALRADGGGTPTAGGSPTTGGPTTVTPTTGGTTPGGPGSGGPQ; via the coding sequence ATGAGCCCCGCCGAAGGCGATCCGCACCGTGTCCTGATCGTCGACGACGAGCCCGCCGTCCGTGAGGCGCTCCAGCGCAGCCTCGCCTTCGACGGTTACGGGACCGAGGTCGCCGTCGACGGTGTCGACGCGCTGACCAAGGCCGCCGCCTATCAGCCCGACCTGATCGTGCTCGACATCCAGATGCCGCGCATGGACGGGCTGACGGCGGCCCGGCGGCTGCGCGCCACCGGTTCGACCGTGCCGATCCTGATGCTCACCGCCCGCGACACCGTCGGTGACCGGGTCACCGGGCTCGACGCGGGCGCCGACGACTATCTGGTGAAGCCGTTCGAGCTGGACGAGCTGTTCGCCCGGATCAGGGCACTGCTGCGGCGCAGTTCGTACGCGGTCCGGGCGGGCGGCGAGGCCCCCAAGGACGACGCGCTGGCCTTCGCCGATCTGCGGATGGACCTGGCGACGCGCGAGGTCACGCGCGGTACGCGCCGGGTGGAGCTGACCCGTACCGAGTTCACGCTGCTGGAGATGTTCCTGGCCCACCCGCGCCAGGTGCTGACGCGGGAACAGATCCTCAAGGCCGTCTGGGGCTTCGACTTCGAGCCCAGCTCCAACTCACTGGACGTGTACGTGATGTATCTGCGGCGCAAGACCGAGAGCGGCGGCGAGCCGAGGCTCGTGCACACGGTGCGCGGGGTGGGTTACGCGCTCCGCGCCGACGGCGGCGGCACCCCGACGGCCGGCGGCAGCCCGACCACCGGAGGCCCGACCACCGTGACCCCGACCACCGGGGGTACGACGCCCGGGGGCCCGGGAAGCGGAGGCCCCCAGTGA
- a CDS encoding putative leader peptide, with translation MQCHISGLQQRGQANLTKRRAVDLCRVAAMLCRTA, from the coding sequence ATGCAGTGCCACATCAGCGGTCTCCAGCAGCGGGGACAGGCGAACCTCACGAAGCGGCGGGCAGTCGACCTGTGCCGCGTCGCCGCCATGCTCTGTCGCACCGCCTGA
- a CDS encoding LmeA family phospholipid-binding protein, translated as MRALKILLVLVVLFGGLFVAADRAAVHFAETEAASKIKSSQGLSSEPSVSVKGFPFLTQVLGGSLDEIEISMGGITATAEGREVEVTEVRAELRDVTVNSTFSSAVAGSAEGSALISYADLSKSAPKGATVGYAGPERAAKGQVKVSGPLGDLVEGAGIDVPDAFKGLLSDDFTTYSTVSMENGDTVRLRADELPDLPVPGFQGRLKDVVDYDLKIDGMPSTVELDKITMVENGLRFSGTGKDVSLTG; from the coding sequence ATGCGCGCACTGAAAATTCTGCTGGTCCTCGTCGTGCTGTTCGGCGGGCTGTTCGTCGCCGCCGACCGGGCCGCGGTGCACTTCGCCGAGACCGAGGCGGCGAGCAAGATCAAGAGCAGCCAGGGTCTCAGCAGCGAGCCCAGCGTCTCCGTCAAGGGCTTCCCCTTCCTCACCCAGGTCCTGGGCGGCTCGCTGGACGAGATCGAGATCAGCATGGGCGGGATCACCGCGACCGCCGAGGGCCGCGAGGTCGAGGTGACCGAGGTACGGGCCGAACTGCGTGACGTGACGGTGAACAGCACCTTCTCGTCGGCGGTGGCGGGCAGCGCGGAGGGTTCGGCGCTGATCTCGTACGCGGATCTCTCCAAGTCCGCGCCGAAGGGCGCGACGGTCGGTTACGCGGGGCCGGAGCGGGCCGCCAAGGGCCAGGTCAAGGTCTCGGGGCCGCTGGGCGATCTGGTGGAGGGCGCGGGCATCGACGTGCCGGACGCGTTCAAGGGCCTGCTGTCGGACGACTTCACGACATACAGCACGGTCTCGATGGAGAACGGCGACACGGTCCGGCTGCGCGCCGACGAACTTCCCGATCTGCCGGTGCCGGGCTTCCAGGGCAGGCTCAAGGACGTCGTGGACTACGACCTCAAGATCGACGGCATGCCGTCGACGGTCGAGCTGGACAAGATCACCATGGTGGAGAACGGACTCCGGTTCTCGGGCACGGGCAAGGACGTCAGCCTGACGGGCTGA
- a CDS encoding ester cyclase, translating into MSRFTLPPEDVLRAREKLVLDHFRDEVRQDWDATLSTFPHPHYELIAQMLVHDGDSDVRDYYDDTRVAFPDQDHELIALRHSHDAVIVEFWLLGTHNGPLGKIPPTGGRHRTRMTAYFVFDENENLVTERVYFDQLTILKQLVGGLDKRKPGDLLTLAKAVKGALSMAGSEPDPRLLDTTEPDLTD; encoded by the coding sequence ATGTCGCGATTCACCCTGCCCCCCGAGGACGTACTGCGCGCCCGGGAGAAGCTCGTCCTGGACCACTTCCGCGACGAGGTGCGGCAGGACTGGGACGCGACCCTGTCGACGTTCCCGCATCCGCACTACGAACTGATCGCGCAGATGCTCGTCCACGACGGTGACAGCGACGTACGCGACTACTACGACGACACGCGCGTGGCCTTCCCCGACCAGGACCACGAGCTGATCGCGCTGCGCCACAGCCACGACGCCGTGATCGTGGAGTTCTGGCTGCTGGGGACCCACAACGGGCCGCTGGGGAAGATACCGCCGACCGGCGGCCGTCATCGCACCCGCATGACCGCGTACTTCGTCTTCGACGAGAACGAGAACCTCGTCACCGAGCGCGTCTACTTCGACCAGCTCACCATCCTCAAGCAGCTCGTCGGCGGCCTCGACAAACGGAAGCCCGGCGATCTGCTCACGCTCGCGAAGGCCGTCAAGGGTGCGCTGTCCATGGCCGGTTCGGAGCCCGACCCGAGGCTGCTGGACACCACCGAGCCGGACCTCACCGACTGA
- a CDS encoding DUF3099 domain-containing protein, which translates to MYTRRRRRYFVLMGVCLALFVSAWAFVRLWSVPAAIAMCVVAMVIPPIAAMTANVRGRDDRWWDDPSGDPKSDEWWDELDGKKKPPPPPK; encoded by the coding sequence ATGTACACGCGACGCCGTCGCCGCTACTTCGTGCTGATGGGCGTCTGCCTGGCCCTGTTCGTCAGCGCCTGGGCGTTCGTGCGTCTGTGGTCGGTACCGGCGGCGATCGCGATGTGCGTGGTGGCGATGGTCATCCCCCCGATCGCGGCGATGACCGCGAACGTACGGGGCCGGGACGACCGCTGGTGGGACGATCCGTCGGGCGATCCGAAGTCGGACGAGTGGTGGGACGAACTGGACGGCAAGAAGAAGCCTCCGCCCCCGCCGAAATGA
- a CDS encoding DUF1416 domain-containing protein, with the protein MCGAKAGGPDASTIKPGETTIQGSVTRDGEPVTGYVRLLDSTGEFTAEVPTSATGQFRFYAAEGTWTVRALVPGATADRTVVAQPGGLAEVAIAV; encoded by the coding sequence ATGTGCGGAGCGAAGGCCGGCGGCCCGGACGCCTCGACGATCAAGCCCGGTGAGACCACCATCCAGGGTTCCGTGACCCGTGACGGCGAGCCCGTCACCGGCTACGTACGCCTGCTGGACTCGACCGGAGAGTTCACCGCCGAGGTCCCGACCTCGGCGACCGGACAGTTCCGCTTCTACGCGGCCGAGGGCACCTGGACCGTGCGCGCGCTCGTGCCGGGGGCCACGGCGGACCGTACGGTCGTCGCGCAGCCGGGCGGGCTGGCCGAGGTGGCCATCGCCGTCTGA